The window AAGCCCCAGATCATGGTGATGAGTACAAGCACGCCGTCGCCTAGCACGCGAGCCTCGCCGTTCGCGTCTGTCAACGCTCCTCCAGACCCGCCCCTCCTTCTGTGTTTCAAGGCTGCGGCTTGAAGCTCGGGTGACTGGAGGCCCCAAAACCCTGGCAGCCTTGTCGGGGAAGGGATCTACGCCGGCCGTTCGATTTCCGCCAGCTTTCGGAGGGTATCCAGCGTCTCCCTGCGCCCGAGGCGAGCCCGCACGACCGCCCCGCGCCAGACCTGAATCGTGCGGTCGTACAGCTCTCGATCCACCGGAAATGGGATGCCGTCCTTTCCCCCGTGAGCGAACGCGTACCGCACCGGATCCCGGAAGCTCGCCCGGGCGCCGTACACCACCTCGGCGACCATGGCCAGCGCCCGGATGGTCTTGCGGCCTACCCCGGGAGCAGCCAGCACGCCCTCGAACGAAGCAGGAGCGGCGCGGTACAGGGCGTCAAGGGCGCGTTCGAGTTGCGGGGTGTCGGCGATGCCGTGCTCGCGGGGCATCTGGAGGCTGCGTTGTTCGGAAAGGTGGCGGAGTTGCTGCCGCCACCAGGACAGGCTCAGCCCCGCCAGTTCCACGCAGGCGCCCCGCGCCCGTTCGCTTTCGCGGTCCACCATGTTGAGGTGGATGCGCGGCTGCCGGACCCCCAGTACAGCCGAGTGAGGCTCGTCCACGAAGGAGCGGACCGCCTCCGACAGCCAATGGTAGCGCCGCGCCCACCCGGTCTGTTCGTTCATCCCTTGCTGAACCACGCACCAGCGGCCCGACGGCGTGAAGAAGAACGTGTGGTGGTAGAGGGTGTGCCCGTCCTGGACGGCCGCGCTGTCCACCTTGGCCACCATACGGCTGGCGTAAACGAGCCTGTCCGGGTCAAGCGGGAGTCCTTTTTGCTCCACGTGTTGGGCGATCTCAAGGGGCGTGCGGCGGGAGGTTGCCCCCTTGCCCCCGCAGACGAACAGGCCCAGGTCTCCCATTCGATCCTTGAGGCCCTCTTTCAGCGCGCCGCAGACGACGGTGGTCACCCCGGACGAGTGCCAGTCGTACCCAAGCACGCTTCCCAGCGACTGGAACCAAAACGGGTCGCTCAAGCGCCGCAAGACCTCGTCGGGGCCCCACTCTTCCACCATCGCCTCGACGATTGCGGCGCCCAGCTTCTTCATGCGGGAGAAAAGCCACGGCGGGCAGTGACCCCCGTGAAGGGGCAGTGCGGCCGTGCCGGTGCGGCCTGCCACGCTCTCATCCGACCCCTGGGCCGATTATACTCCCAACCGGGGGATCTGCGGCTGTGGACGCACGCCTGGCCGGGACATCCGAACAGCTCTGGCACGACCTGGTGGAACGCATCACCCACTGCACCCGCTGCCCTCGCCTGACCGCTTATCGGACGCGGATCGCTGCCCAGAAGAAGCCCGCCTACGCCGGTTGGGAGTACTGGGGCCGCCCCGTGCCGGGGTTCGGCGACCGCAAGGCGCGGCTTCTCGTCGTGGGCTTGGCGCCTGCGGCCCACGGGGCCAACCGCACCGGCCGGATGTTCACCGGCGACAGCTCCGGCAACTTCCTCATCGGCGCGCTGTGGCGGGCACAGTTCGCCAACCAGCCCGCCTCCGAGCATGCCGGCGACGGCCTGCAGCTGATGGACGCCTTCGTGACGGCCCCCGTCCGCTGCGCCCCGCCGGACAACCGCCCGCTGCCGGAGGAGTTTGAGCGCTGCTTTCCCTATCTGGCGGCCGAATTCGCACTGCTGGAGCGCATCCGGGTGGTGCTGGCCCTGGGCCGGATCGCTTTCGACACCGCGCGGAGGCTCTTGAGCTCCCGCCTGGACGAGGCCGGGCGGCAGGCTCTTCGAAGGGCGCGCTTCGCCCACGGCGCGGTGTACGCCTTCGGGGGTTCAGCCCCCGCGCTGGTCGTGTCGTACCATCCCAGCCGCCAGAACACCCAGACCGGGCGCCTGACACCCGCCATGATGGACGGTGTACTTCAGGAGGTGCGGCGCCTTCTGGATCAGGTCTGAGTGCCGAGGGAGCGTTCGTACGGCTCGAAGAGCGCCTCGTAGAGGTCCATGGCGTAGCGATCGGTCATGCCTGCCACGAAATCGCACAGCACCCGGCGGCGGTCGGAGGCGAGCGCGAGCCGTTCCTGCGTCTTGCGGGGCAAGACGCTTGGCTCCCGCTCGAACAGCTCGAAGAGCCTCCGGATGA of the Bacillota bacterium genome contains:
- a CDS encoding DUF763 domain-containing protein, which codes for MAGRTGTAALPLHGGHCPPWLFSRMKKLGAAIVEAMVEEWGPDEVLRRLSDPFWFQSLGSVLGYDWHSSGVTTVVCGALKEGLKDRMGDLGLFVCGGKGATSRRTPLEIAQHVEQKGLPLDPDRLVYASRMVAKVDSAAVQDGHTLYHHTFFFTPSGRWCVVQQGMNEQTGWARRYHWLSEAVRSFVDEPHSAVLGVRQPRIHLNMVDRESERARGACVELAGLSLSWWRQQLRHLSEQRSLQMPREHGIADTPQLERALDALYRAAPASFEGVLAAPGVGRKTIRALAMVAEVVYGARASFRDPVRYAFAHGGKDGIPFPVDRELYDRTIQVWRGAVVRARLGRRETLDTLRKLAEIERPA
- a CDS encoding uracil-DNA glycosylase; its protein translation is MDARLAGTSEQLWHDLVERITHCTRCPRLTAYRTRIAAQKKPAYAGWEYWGRPVPGFGDRKARLLVVGLAPAAHGANRTGRMFTGDSSGNFLIGALWRAQFANQPASEHAGDGLQLMDAFVTAPVRCAPPDNRPLPEEFERCFPYLAAEFALLERIRVVLALGRIAFDTARRLLSSRLDEAGRQALRRARFAHGAVYAFGGSAPALVVSYHPSRQNTQTGRLTPAMMDGVLQEVRRLLDQV